A region of the Burkholderia pyrrocinia genome:
GCCGGGCCTGCCGCGATCAGGCAGACCGTCGGCAGGATGAACAGCATCATCGGCAGCGTGATCTTCGGCGCGAGCTTCGCGGCCTTTTCCTCGAGCGCGACGATCTGCTCGGTGCGCTCGGTGCGCGACAGGGTTCGCAGCGCCTGCGTGATCGGCGTGCCGAACCGCTGCGACTGCGTGAGCGTCGTCGCGAGCGAGCGCGCCGACGCGAAATCGACGCGCGTCGCGAAATGCATGAGCGTCGCGGACACGTTGCCGCTCAGCGTGAGCTCGTCCGCGCACACCGTCAGCTCGTCGGCAAGCGGCGGGCAGATACGCGCCAGTTCGTGCGCGACACGCCGGATGCCTGAAGCGAGACTGTTGCCGGCCATCGTGCAGATCACGAGCAGGTCGAGCGCGTCCGGAAAGCACGCGGCGATGATCCGCCGCCGCCGCCGGATCATCGCGCCGAGCACGTACTCGGGCACGATCACGCCGATCACGAACGCGGCGACCATCGCCAGCGCGCGGATCACGAAGTATTCGCCGAAGCGCGGGATGAACGGGCTGAACACGATCGCGACGCCCGCGAACAGCACGCCGCAGCTCAGCTTGATGCCGATCATCGACGACACCGCGCGGCGGTCGCGAAAGCCCGCGCGCGCCAATTGCAGGCCGAGCTTCACGCGCTGCATCGGGTCGAGCACCGGCAGCCGCTCGCCGAGCTGCGCGAGCCGGCGCGTCAGGCCCTGGCGAACCTCGTCCGGCTGCAGCCGCCCCGCCGATAGCGACGGCGCGCGCTGTCCGGCCGCCTGCTGCACGCGCGCGGCAATGCGCCGGCGCGTGCCGCCGCCTGGCGTGGCGAGCGCCACGCCGACGCAGGCGAGCAACAGCAGCAGTTCAAGGCCACGGGCGGCCAGCATCGACATCGTCATCGTGCGGTGTCCAGTTTCGAGATCTTGCGGATCGTCAGCAGCCCGACCGTCAACAGCCCGGCGGCGATCGTCAGCATCATGTTGCCGGCGTGCGTCTTGAACAGTAGCATCACGTAGGCGCGATTCACGAGGAACAGCGCGCCGATCATCACGAACGGCACCGCCGAAATGATCTTCGTCGTGATCCGCCCTTCGGCGGTCAGCGCGCGGGTCTTCAGGCGGATGTCGCGGCGCGTGCGGATGATGCTCGACAGTTCGTCGAGCGTCTCGCCGAGGCTGCCGCCGGTTTCGCGCTGCAGCAGCAGGTAGACGGTGAAGAACGAGAAGTCCGCGATCATCAACCGGTCCGCCGCCTGCGTCAGCACATCCTTGAGATCCGCGCCCAACCTCAGGCTGTCGCCCATCGTGCGGAACGTCGAACGCACCGGCTCGGCCGCGCCGTCGCCGACCATACTGATCGCCTGCGTGACCGGAATGCCCGCGCGCACGGCCCGCACGATCAGGTCGATCGCGTCCGGGAACGCCTCCAG
Encoded here:
- a CDS encoding type II secretion system F family protein, with the protein product MRAADLFAAGAFVVILGIGLALSSLLDRARRTPARRVRERMRRLSPLLAGRDAGAADGSGVALFNLERRQSRVRAWLQRYVTRVRAVGGEGGMRIVVASTVAGMIAAIVAVKLIGPPGVLRPLIYVALPLVAMRASYRALVDHFRIRFLEAFPDAIDLIVRAVRAGIPVTQAISMVGDGAAEPVRSTFRTMGDSLRLGADLKDVLTQAADRLMIADFSFFTVYLLLQRETGGSLGETLDELSSIIRTRRDIRLKTRALTAEGRITTKIISAVPFVMIGALFLVNRAYVMLLFKTHAGNMMLTIAAGLLTVGLLTIRKISKLDTAR
- a CDS encoding type II secretion system F family protein, which codes for MTMSMLAARGLELLLLLACVGVALATPGGGTRRRIAARVQQAAGQRAPSLSAGRLQPDEVRQGLTRRLAQLGERLPVLDPMQRVKLGLQLARAGFRDRRAVSSMIGIKLSCGVLFAGVAIVFSPFIPRFGEYFVIRALAMVAAFVIGVIVPEYVLGAMIRRRRRIIAACFPDALDLLVICTMAGNSLASGIRRVAHELARICPPLADELTVCADELTLSGNVSATLMHFATRVDFASARSLATTLTQSQRFGTPITQALRTLSRTERTEQIVALEEKAAKLAPKITLPMMLFILPTVCLIAAGPAAIRLLEVFK